The Elaeis guineensis isolate ETL-2024a chromosome 13, EG11, whole genome shotgun sequence genome includes a region encoding these proteins:
- the LOC105056685 gene encoding phosphoinositide phosphatase SAC2 produces MGFPSGRDDRDLDRMVADSVAAGNRTAAEAKVHEGAGSGYLQKFRLYETRSKFYMIGRDKSRRLWRVLTIDRLEPYELNIREDPTVYSEIECIDLLQRIHDGNRSTGGLKFVTKCYGIVGFVKFLGPYYMLLITRRRKIGTICGHAVYAVSKSKMISLPHSTVRPNMAYSKDENRYKRLLCTVDLTKDFFFSYSYNIMHSLQKNACNGETGQVIYETMFVWNEFLTRGIRNHLKNTLWTVALVYGFFNQAKLSISGKDFRLTLIARRSRHFAGTRFLKRGVNEKGRVANDVETEQIVFEDMPGELPTQITSVIQNRGSIPLFWSQETSRLNIRPDIILHKKDQNYEATRLHFDNLVKRYGNPIIILNLIKTREKKPRESLLRAEFAHSIDHINKDLPEESRLRFLHWDLQKHSRRKGTNVLALLGQVAAYALDLTGFFYCQLKPGLTGSLKGPIIMKDNAGDSPCSNYDSSTEDVNSANGSVEDKTENSDISGRECPADKSKGDGSCLVKPPLFQKGVLRTNCIDCLDRTNVAQYAYGLAALGHQLHALGFIDVPKVDLDAPLAADLMVFYERMGDTLAIQYGGSAAHNKIFSETRGQWKAATQSQELLRTLQRYYNNAYMDAEKQDAINVFLGHFQPHQGKPALWELDSDQHYNIGRHGHAFADENARSFIKRSLSDGNILCEGSTPVSSCTVEQKELLNSALPPRMNQQGGAKGLCDSTPEISTCESDVSYSRYTPVMSCKLFFADGEHSYFTEHRFDESNCSNFLDLDWLSSSGNSCEEETFERSSLINSPIENLSTENVMINMNAETSEEGSGNKGKEETSRALLSDAAEISGIPDDFSERFAQWVAHGGTLCY; encoded by the exons ATGGGGTTCCCGAGCGGGAGGGATGATCGGGATCTGGATCGGATGGTGGCGGACAGCGTGGCGGCGGGGAATCGGACGGCGGCGGAGGCGAAGGTTCACGAAGGCGCCGGGAGCGGATACCTTCAGAAGTTTAGGCTTTATGAGACTAGATCG AAATTTTATATGATTGGAAGAGACAAGAGTAGAAGGCTGTGGAGAGTGCTAACAATTGATCGATTGGAGCCTTATGAGTTGAACATCCGTGAGGACCCTACTGTGTACTCGGAAATCGAATGCATTGACTTGTTGCAGCGCATACATGATGGGAACAGGTCGACTGGGGGATTAAAATTTGTCACTAAATGTTATGGAATTGTTG gGTTTGTCAAGTTCCTAGGGCCTTACTACATGTTGCTCATTACCAGGAGGAGGAAAATTGGTACTATATGTGGCCATGCAGTTTATGCTGTCTCGAAAAGCAAAATGATTTCGCTTCCACATTCTACTGTGCGGCCCAATATGGCTTATTCTAAGGATGAGAACAG ATACAAGAGGCTCCTATGCACAGTAGATCTCACAAAGGACTTCTTCTTCAGTTACTCATACAACATCATGCATagtcttcaaaagaatgcatgCAATGGGGAGACAGGGCAGGTTATTTATGAAACAATGTTTGTCTGGAATGAATTCTTGACACGCGGGATTCGGAATCACCTCAAGAACACACTGTGGACGGTTGCATTGGTCTATGGATTTTTTAatcag GCTAAACTCTCGATCTCCGGGAAGGATTTCAGATTAACACTCATTGCCAGGCGCTCACGCCATTTTGCAGGAACCAG gttTCTAAAGCGTGGTGTTAACGAAAAGGGCAGAGTAGCCAATGATGTTGAGACAGAACAGATTGTGTTTGAAGATATGCCTGGAGAGCTTCCTACACAGATAACCTCTGTCATACAAAACAGAGGTTCCATACCCCTGTTTTGGTCCCAAGAAACTTCACGACTGAATATTAGGCCTGATATCATCT TGCATAAGAAGGACCAGAACTACGAAGCTACGAGGCTTCACTTTGACAATCTTGTAAAGAGATATGGGAATCCGATAATTATTTTGAACTTGATTAAG ACACGTGAGAAGAAGCCTCGAGAGTCTCTGCTCCGTGCAGAATTTGCACATTCAATTGATCATATAAATAAAGATTTACCGGAGGAAAGTCGTTTGAGATTCTTACATTGGGATCTTCAAAAACACTCCCGAAG AAAGGGTACGAATGTGCTGGCATTATTGGGCCAAGTGGCTGCATATGCATTGGATCTAACTGGCTTCTTTTATTGTCAACTAAAGCCAGGTTTAACAGGTTCTCTAAAAGGGCCAATTATTAT GAAAGATAATGCGGGTGACAGTCCATGCAGTAATTATGACAGCAGCACAGAAGATGTTAATTCTGCAAATGGTTCTGTAGAAGATAAAACAGAGAACTCTGATATCTCTGGAAGAGAATGTCCTGCAGATAAATCTAAAGGGGATGGAAGCTGTTTGGTCAAACCACCTTTGTTTCAAAAAGGTGTCCTCAGGACAAATTGTATAGACTGCTTGGATCGCACAAACGTTGCCCAATATGCCTATGGTTTAGCTGCTCTTGGGCATCAGCTTCATGCCCTGGGCTTTATAGACGTCCCTAAAGTTGATCTAGATGCCCCTTTGGCTGCTGATCTGATGGTCTTCTATGAGAGGATGGGCGATACCCTTGCTATACAATATGGTGGATCTGCTGCCCACAACAAG ATATTCTCTGAGACAAGAGGCCAATGGAAAGCAGCAACCCAGTCTCAGGAGTTACTCAGGACTCTTCAACGATACTATAACAACGCGTACATGGATGCTGAAAAACAGGATGCTATAAATGT GTTCCTGGGGCACTTCCAACCCCACCAAGGCAAACCAGCACTTTGGGAACTGGATTCCGATCAGCATTACAATATTGGCAGGCATGGTCATGCCTTTGCTGATGAAAATGCGAG GTCATTTATCAAAAGATCCCTATCAGATGGCAATATCCTATGTGAAGGTAGCACGCCTGTATCTAGCTGCACTGTTGAACAAAAAGAACTGCTGAACTCAGCATTGCCTCCAAGAATGAACCAGCAGGGAGGCGCCAAAGGTCTTTGTGATTCCACACCAGAAATTTCAACTTGCGAAAGCGATGTGTCATATTCTAG GTACACGCCAGTTATGTCTTGCAAGCTGTTTTTTGCAGATGGAGAACATAGTTATTTTACTGAACATAGATTTGATGAATCAAACTGTTCAAATTTTCTGGACCTTGATTGGCTATCATCATCTGGGAATTCATGTGAGGAGGAAACCTTTGAAAG GTCCTCGCTTATCAACTCACCTATTGAGAATCTTTCTACGGAAAATGTCATGATTAACATGAATGCTGAAACTAGTGAGGAAGGGTCTGGCAATAAG